One Panicum virgatum strain AP13 chromosome 3N, P.virgatum_v5, whole genome shotgun sequence DNA segment encodes these proteins:
- the LOC120667907 gene encoding uncharacterized protein LOC120667907 — MPWEISIGSWHVALQDKISADDYSSLMNVNTEDLTELQLWALEKIKENKAKAARAYNKKVRPKNFQVGDLVWELVLPIGTKDPAYGKWSPNWHGPYRIVETAPGNSTSKKL; from the coding sequence ATGCCCTGGGAGATTAGCATCGGCTCTTGGCACGTCGCGCTGCAGGACAAGATATCAGCCGATGACTATTCCTCTCTCATGAATGTCAACACAGAAGATCTCACGGAACTTCAGCTCTGGGCTctagagaagatcaaggaaaataaagcGAAAGCcgccagagcttacaacaagaaggttaGGCCGAAGAATTTCCAAGTTGGAGATCTCGTCTGGGAGTTGGTGTTGCCGATTGGGACTAAGGACCCGGCGTACGGTAAATGGTCGCCCAATTGGCACGGTCCTTACCGCATAGTGGAGACCGCACCAGGCAACTCTACAAGCAAGAAGCTGTGA